The following proteins are encoded in a genomic region of Microbacterium sp. NC79:
- a CDS encoding multifunctional oxoglutarate decarboxylase/oxoglutarate dehydrogenase thiamine pyrophosphate-binding subunit/dihydrolipoyllysine-residue succinyltransferase subunit, whose amino-acid sequence MSSQLTGIGASNDGEFGANEWLVEELYEQFKADKNSVDKAWWPVLEAYQPQTGATTAPASTAKTAAPAATEPRPITAPIPVIGSQPVAKTTAKPAAPQPIPAQAPKSTVAEPDEGGDEDVVTPLRGIFKTIAANMDISLTLPTATSVRTIPAKLMIDNRIVINNHMARARGGKVSFTHIIGWAMIQALKEFPSQNVYYDEINGKPSVIAPAHVGLGIAIDLPRPDGTRALVVPSIKRAETLTFTEFLSAYEDLVARARDNKLTAADYQGATISLTNPGGIGTVHSVPRLSKGQGCIIGAGALEYPAEFQGSSERLLAEMAIGKTITLTSTYDHRVIQGAGSGQYLKKVHELLIGQRGFYEGIFAALRIPYAPIRWASDIKVDLAERVDKQARVQDLINAYRVRGHLMADVDPLEYVQRSHPDLEIESHGLTFWDLDREFVVGGFGGKRAMKLRDVLGVLRDSYCRTIGIEYMHIQDPEQRAWFQERVEVKYQKPTHGEQLRVLGKLNEAEAFETFLQTKYVGQKRFSLEGGESLIPLLDEILQGAAAANLDGAAIGMAHRGRLNVLTNIAGKTYGHVFREFEGAVALGNKFGSGDVKYHLGTEGTFVSDNGNALPIYLAANPSHLETVDGVLEGIVRAKQDAHPIGSFTWLPVLIHGDAAFAGQGVVVETLQMSQLRGYRTGGTVHIIVNNQVGFTTLPQDSRTSVYSTDVAKTIQAPILHVNGDDPEAVIHVAQLAFEYREKFHRDVVIDLVCYRRRGHNEGDDPSMTQPLMTNLIQAKSSVRKLYTEALVGRGDITADEYEQAKADFQGRLEVAFADTHAAQTGAIDIVTEEAAPQLAGDPEVTGVSKEVVELIGDAFANKPEGFTVHSKLQQLLDKRVDMSRNGSIDWGFGELLAFGSLLVEGTPVRLAGQDARRGTFVQRHAVLHDRANGQEWLPLANLSENQGRFFVYDSLLSEYAAMAFEYGYSVENEKALVLWEAQFGDFANGAQSVVDEYISSADQKWGQQSSVVLLLPHGYEGQGPDHSSARIERYLQLCAQDNMTVARPSTPASYFHLLRRQAYSRPRRPLIVFTPKAMLRLRGASSPVEDFTSGKFEPVIDDTRGLDKNAVKRVLVHSGKVHWDLVSELDKAPNPEVALVRLEQFYPAPVDELRAVLDTYPNAEVVWVQDEPENQGAWPFIALTVAPELGRDVRVVCRPASASPSTGSSKVHALEQADLLKRALN is encoded by the coding sequence GTGTCGAGCCAGTTGACGGGCATCGGTGCTTCGAACGATGGAGAGTTCGGGGCCAATGAATGGCTTGTCGAAGAACTCTATGAACAGTTCAAGGCAGATAAGAACTCAGTAGATAAGGCATGGTGGCCCGTTCTTGAGGCCTACCAGCCCCAGACAGGCGCAACGACTGCTCCGGCCTCTACTGCCAAAACCGCGGCCCCGGCTGCAACGGAGCCGCGCCCGATAACGGCGCCGATTCCGGTGATCGGATCACAGCCTGTAGCGAAGACGACCGCAAAGCCGGCCGCGCCACAGCCGATTCCGGCACAGGCACCGAAGTCGACGGTGGCGGAACCTGATGAGGGCGGTGACGAAGATGTCGTCACGCCGCTGCGTGGCATCTTCAAGACGATCGCCGCAAACATGGACATTTCGCTGACGTTGCCAACGGCAACGAGCGTTCGCACCATCCCGGCGAAGCTGATGATCGATAACCGCATCGTCATCAACAACCACATGGCACGTGCCCGCGGTGGCAAGGTCTCGTTCACGCACATCATCGGCTGGGCCATGATTCAGGCGCTGAAAGAGTTCCCGAGCCAGAACGTGTACTACGACGAGATCAACGGCAAGCCGTCGGTCATCGCTCCGGCACACGTTGGCCTCGGTATCGCTATCGACCTTCCGCGCCCCGATGGCACCCGCGCTCTCGTGGTTCCGTCCATCAAGCGCGCTGAGACTCTCACGTTTACCGAGTTCCTCTCCGCGTACGAAGACCTCGTCGCGCGTGCTCGTGACAACAAGCTGACGGCAGCCGACTACCAGGGCGCAACAATTTCGCTCACCAACCCTGGCGGCATCGGAACCGTACACTCGGTTCCGCGTCTCAGCAAGGGCCAGGGTTGCATCATCGGCGCCGGTGCGCTCGAGTACCCCGCAGAGTTCCAGGGCTCGTCGGAGCGTCTGCTGGCTGAGATGGCGATCGGTAAGACGATCACCCTCACCAGCACGTACGACCACCGCGTTATTCAGGGTGCTGGTTCCGGTCAGTACCTGAAGAAGGTGCACGAACTCCTGATCGGCCAGCGTGGCTTCTACGAGGGCATCTTCGCGGCGCTGCGTATTCCGTACGCACCGATCCGTTGGGCATCTGACATCAAGGTTGACCTTGCTGAGCGCGTCGACAAGCAGGCGCGCGTGCAAGACCTGATCAACGCATACCGCGTTCGCGGCCACCTGATGGCTGACGTCGACCCACTCGAGTATGTGCAGCGTTCACACCCTGACCTCGAGATCGAATCCCACGGTCTGACGTTCTGGGATCTTGACCGCGAATTCGTCGTCGGCGGCTTCGGCGGCAAGCGTGCCATGAAGCTTCGTGACGTTCTCGGTGTGCTGCGTGACTCGTACTGCCGCACCATCGGCATTGAGTACATGCACATTCAAGACCCCGAGCAGCGTGCCTGGTTCCAGGAGCGCGTTGAGGTCAAGTACCAGAAGCCGACCCACGGTGAGCAGTTGCGTGTGCTGGGCAAGCTCAACGAGGCTGAGGCTTTTGAGACCTTCCTGCAGACGAAGTATGTCGGCCAGAAGCGCTTCTCCCTTGAGGGTGGCGAATCGCTCATTCCGCTGCTTGACGAAATCCTGCAGGGTGCGGCTGCCGCCAACCTCGATGGCGCGGCCATCGGTATGGCTCACCGTGGTCGCCTGAACGTTCTGACGAACATTGCGGGCAAGACCTACGGTCACGTCTTCCGCGAATTCGAAGGCGCCGTCGCGCTTGGCAACAAGTTCGGTTCGGGTGACGTCAAGTACCACCTCGGCACCGAGGGAACGTTTGTCAGCGACAACGGCAACGCCCTGCCGATTTACCTCGCCGCTAACCCGTCGCACCTGGAAACGGTCGACGGCGTGCTCGAAGGTATTGTGCGCGCAAAGCAAGACGCGCACCCCATCGGTTCGTTCACGTGGCTGCCCGTGTTGATTCACGGTGACGCCGCGTTCGCTGGCCAGGGTGTCGTTGTTGAGACGCTGCAGATGTCGCAGCTGCGTGGTTACCGCACGGGCGGTACCGTACACATCATCGTGAACAACCAGGTTGGCTTCACGACGCTGCCGCAGGACTCGCGCACGTCGGTCTACTCGACCGACGTTGCCAAGACCATCCAGGCACCGATCCTGCACGTGAACGGTGACGACCCTGAGGCTGTCATCCACGTGGCGCAGCTCGCGTTTGAATACCGCGAGAAGTTCCACCGCGATGTCGTCATCGACCTGGTTTGCTACCGCCGCCGCGGTCACAACGAGGGCGATGACCCGTCGATGACGCAGCCGCTGATGACGAACCTCATCCAGGCGAAGAGCTCGGTTCGTAAGCTCTACACCGAGGCTCTCGTCGGTCGTGGCGACATCACCGCTGACGAGTACGAGCAGGCCAAGGCTGACTTCCAGGGCCGCCTTGAGGTGGCTTTTGCCGACACGCACGCGGCACAGACCGGTGCGATCGACATCGTCACAGAAGAGGCAGCTCCGCAGCTCGCTGGCGACCCCGAAGTGACGGGTGTTTCGAAGGAGGTCGTCGAGCTGATCGGTGACGCCTTCGCCAACAAGCCCGAGGGCTTCACGGTGCACTCGAAGCTGCAGCAGCTGCTCGACAAGCGTGTCGACATGAGCCGCAACGGCTCGATCGACTGGGGCTTCGGTGAGTTGCTCGCGTTCGGTTCGCTTCTCGTCGAGGGCACGCCGGTTCGTCTGGCAGGTCAGGATGCACGACGCGGAACCTTCGTGCAGCGCCACGCTGTGCTGCACGACCGGGCAAATGGCCAGGAATGGCTGCCCCTCGCGAACCTCTCCGAGAACCAGGGACGCTTCTTCGTCTACGACTCGCTGCTCAGCGAGTACGCGGCGATGGCGTTCGAATACGGGTACTCGGTGGAGAACGAGAAGGCTCTCGTGCTGTGGGAAGCCCAGTTCGGTGACTTCGCAAACGGCGCCCAGTCGGTCGTTGACGAGTACATCTCGTCGGCAGACCAGAAGTGGGGCCAGCAGTCGAGTGTCGTGCTGCTTCTCCCCCACGGCTACGAAGGCCAGGGCCCTGACCACTCGTCGGCCCGCATCGAGCGTTACCTGCAGCTGTGCGCACAGGACAACATGACCGTGGCTCGTCCGTCGACGCCCGCGTCGTACTTCCACCTGCTGCGTCGTCAGGCATACTCGCGCCCGCGTCGCCCGCTGATCGTCTTCACCCCGAAGGCCATGTTGCGTCTGCGTGGCGCATCCAGCCCGGTCGAAGACTTCACCAGCGGCAAGTTTGAGCCGGTGATTGACGACACCCGCGGCCTCGACAAGAACGCTGTCAAGCGTGTGCTCGTCCACTCGGGCAAGGTCCACTGGGATCTCGTCAGCGAGCTGGACAAGGCGCCGAACCCGGAAGTCGCACTCGTTCGCCTCGAGCAGTTCTACCCGGCCCCGGTCGACGAACTGCGCGCCGTGCTCGACACCTACCCGAACGCTGAGGTCGTTTGGGTTCAGGATGAGCCGGAGAACCAGGGTGCGTGGCCGTTCATTGCACTGACCGTTGCTCCTGAGCTTGGCCGCGACGTGCGCGTCGTGTGCCGCCCGGCGTCGGCTTCGCCGTCGACCGGTTCGAGCAAGGTTCACGCCCTTGAGCAGGCTGACCTGCTCAAGCGTGCGCTGAACTAA
- a CDS encoding diacylglycerol kinase family protein, with amino-acid sequence MLAVVLVNPAARGGSPTDAVEVVRSRIGALGINRVVTLTPASAAKAEQELATLLPETALVVVIGGDGTVNIAVNVLAGTRIPLGIVPTGSGNDFASAFGIAELDTHAAAEVIAAGVTRSVDLAAVKRPDGTVRRFASVFASGFDSLVNDRANKIRWPRGHMRYNVAIAIEFFLLKRVRYTASWVAADGSTGTADSTFLMASVANSATYGGGIPISPESDATDGALELILVKPAGRLRLLNLLSKVFQAKHLGDPLFSATRITSVTLNTSDTRGYADGDPVTAFPAEISVEPGALTLLVPATSPAPAQSA; translated from the coding sequence ATGCTCGCCGTTGTTTTGGTCAACCCGGCCGCGCGTGGCGGGTCTCCCACCGACGCGGTCGAAGTCGTACGCTCCCGCATTGGGGCGCTGGGCATCAACCGCGTTGTCACGTTAACGCCAGCGTCAGCCGCAAAGGCCGAACAAGAGCTTGCGACGCTCCTGCCCGAGACAGCACTCGTCGTCGTTATTGGCGGCGACGGAACCGTCAATATCGCCGTCAACGTGCTGGCAGGCACGCGCATCCCGCTGGGCATCGTGCCTACCGGTAGCGGCAATGACTTCGCGTCAGCCTTCGGCATCGCCGAGCTCGACACGCATGCGGCAGCAGAAGTCATCGCTGCCGGTGTGACGCGCTCGGTAGACCTCGCCGCCGTCAAGCGTCCCGATGGCACTGTGCGCCGCTTCGCGAGCGTCTTCGCCAGCGGATTCGATTCGCTTGTCAACGACCGCGCCAACAAGATTCGCTGGCCGCGCGGACACATGCGATACAACGTCGCCATCGCCATCGAGTTTTTCCTGCTCAAGCGCGTGCGCTACACCGCATCGTGGGTGGCAGCGGACGGCAGCACCGGAACCGCGGACTCGACGTTCCTGATGGCTTCCGTTGCGAACTCGGCCACCTATGGCGGCGGCATCCCGATCTCCCCCGAGTCTGACGCGACAGACGGCGCGCTAGAACTCATCCTGGTGAAACCGGCTGGCCGGCTGCGGCTGTTGAATCTCCTCAGCAAGGTATTCCAGGCAAAGCACCTCGGCGACCCGCTGTTTTCTGCGACCCGCATCACATCAGTCACGCTGAACACCTCCGATACCCGCGGGTACGCGGACGGAGACCCGGTGACCGCATTTCCGGCCGAGATTTCGGTGGAGCCAGGCGCACTCACGCTTCTTGTGCCGGCGACGTCACCGGCGCCCGCACAATCGGCATAG